In a single window of the Arachis hypogaea cultivar Tifrunner chromosome 6, arahy.Tifrunner.gnm2.J5K5, whole genome shotgun sequence genome:
- the LOC112695156 gene encoding xyloglucan galactosyltransferase MUR3, whose translation MRRRPVTGVLSDQMEKSAPKNQNSRICFLAALSAFFWLLLLYFHFVVLGTTTTPTPSSVVDQSAKFINPTTFDANKDEDDDSNELPVQRLQPPPRKQIGFPDLDSDSQNLNKNPNNSPLKERNFPFMKALTTADNKNDPCAGKYIYVHDLPSRFNEDMLKECRSLSLWTNMCKFTTNAGLGPPLENVEGVFSNTGWYATNQFAVDVIFSNRMKQYECLTKDSSIAAAFFVPFYAGFDIARYLWGYNISMRDAASLDLVDWLMKRPEWKIMGGKDHFLVAGRITWDFRRLSEEESDWGNKLLFLPAAKNMSMLVVESSPWNANDYGIPYPTYFHPAKDEDVFVWQDRMRKLKRKWLFSFAGAPRPDNPKSIRGQIIEQCRSSKVGKLLECDFGESKCHSPSSIMQMFQSSLFCLQPQGDSYTRRSAFDSMLAGCIPVFFHPGSAYTQYTWHLPKNYTKYSVFIPEDDIRKRNVSIEERLSEIPPEQVSIMREEVISLIPRLVYADPRSKLETLKDAFDVSVQAIIDKVTNLRKDMIEGRTDENFIEENSWKYALLDEGQREVGPHEWDPFFSKPKDGNGESSDTSAEAAKNSWKNEQRSQ comes from the coding sequence ATGAGACGGCGCCCCGTTACGGGCGTTCTCTCCGATCAGATGGAGAAGTCTGCGCCCAAGAATCAAAATTCTCGAATCTGCTTCCTCGCCGCTCTCTCCGCTTTCTTCTGGCTCCTCCTCCTCTACTTCCATTTCGTCGTACTCGgcaccaccaccacccccacccCCTCCTCCGTTGTTGACCAATCCGCTAAGTTCATCAACCCCACTACTTTCGACGCCAATAAAGACGAAGATGATGATTCCAATGAATTACCTGTACAGCGGCTCCAGCCTCCGCCGCGGAAGCAGATTGGCTTCCCCGATCTCGATTCAGATTCCCAAAACCTAAACAAAAACCCTAATAATTCTCCTCTAAAGGAGAGGAATTTCCCCTTCATGAAAGCGCTGACAACCGCAGACAACAAGAACGACCCTTGCGCTGGAAAGTACATTTATGTCCACGATCTTCCATCGAGGTTCAACGAGGACATGCTCAAAGAGTGCAGAAGCTTGAGCCTTTGGACCAACATGTGCAAGTTCACCACAAATGCTGGCCTTGGTCCACCCCTCGAGAACGTTGAAGGTGTTTTCTCCAACACCGGTTGGTACGCCACAAACCAGTTCGCAGTTGATGTTATCTTCAGCAACAGGATGAAGCAGTACGAGTGCTTGACCAAGGATTCCTCCATTGCCGCCGCATTCTTCGTGCCGTTCTACGCCGGATTCGACATTGCACGGTACCTTTGGGGCTACAATATCTCAATGAGGGACGCTGCGTCGCTTGATTTGGTTGATTGGCTCATGAAAAGACCGGAATGGAAGATCATGGGCGGGAAGGATCATTTTCTTGTTGCTGGAAGGATAACATGGGATTTCAGGAGGTTGAGTGAGGAAGAATCTGATTGGGGGAACAAGCTTCTGTTCTTGCCTGCGGCGAAGAACATGTCTATGCTTGTGGTTGAATCCAGTCCTTGGAATGCCAATGATTATGGGATCCCTTATCCGACATATTTTCACCCTGCCAAAGATGAAGATGTTTTTGTTTGGCAGGATAGGATGAGGAAGTTGAAGAGGAAATGGTTGTTCTCATTCGCAGGAGCGCCTCGCCCGGACAATCCGAAATCCATTAGGGGGCAGATAATTGAGCAGTGCAGGAGTTCAAAAGTTGGAAAGCTCTTGGAGTGTGATTTCGGGGAGAGCAAATGCCATTCCCCTAGCAGCATTATGCAGATGTTTCAGAGTTCACTATTCTGCCTTCAGCCACAGGGCGATTCGTACACGAGAAGATCCGCTTTTGATTCAATGCTGGCTGGTTGCATTCCTGTTTTCTTCCATCCGGGTTCGGCTTATACACAATATACTTGGCATCTTCCTAAGAATTACACCAAGTATTCCGTGTTCATCCCTGAGGATGATATTCGCAAGAGGAATGTGAGCATTGAGGAGAGGCTTAGTGAGATTCCACCGGAGCAAGTGAGCATCATGAGGGAGGAGGTTATTAGTCTCATTCCTAGGCTAGTGTATGCAGATCCTCGTTCCAAGTTAGAGACCCTTAAGGATGCGTTTGATGTTTCGGTGCAAGCAATCATTGACAAGGTTACCAATCTGAGGAAGGACATGATTGAGGGCCGCACAGATGAGAACTTCATTGAGGAGAACAGTTGGAAGTATGCATTGTTGGATGAGGGGCAGCGCGAGGTTGGGCCTCATGAATGGGATCCTTTCTTCTCAAAGCCGAAGGATGGCAATGGGGAATCCAGTGATACCTCTGCTGAAGCTGCaaagaattcttggaaaaatgaGCAGAGAAGCCAATAG